From one Vanessa tameamea isolate UH-Manoa-2023 chromosome 9, ilVanTame1 primary haplotype, whole genome shotgun sequence genomic stretch:
- the LOC113394889 gene encoding LOW QUALITY PROTEIN: uncharacterized protein LOC113394889 (The sequence of the model RefSeq protein was modified relative to this genomic sequence to represent the inferred CDS: substituted 1 base at 1 genomic stop codon), which produces MSKKGDMTRQSILVHQADPTECPFREFRDNEISPDSWGMGPAAFRASHFLSKTSAKSTADMLWVDDQTQPLPKSARQYLHGWIRAEDLASRRWDAEIVVFEDNGNSGKMAITDMQLSHAQVLLRSSYCRRVLGICYMLERVDGLIVEHQWENFVFNMPPEGWRSRYHIYSPGIKPGGGLQHRPTLSKNGCYLVRLFYLGAWRCVWVSDQVPVDATDSPLLPFSPLLSLTLAKPGVKQSATVTSNVVHLWPLLLCKALLKLAAPDMNSDDTDCEDELMLDFDILHALTGSMDLTYKIADPQKLWDILISEVPVFTWDDDDDTLTSTVKSKNTKKPTIKEMTVVRRASMTSIVIEDTKDLPPYSLPGITPGHEMNLFVMMVRDLPLKKPLPEPDVPLWKTYRWIDWARKHGLYEAYDCPRTRFLKVNGLLKMSYAPHLLDIQSTESITYQFREEHDKSVPPNKKAAKDVNRSTTANTVVPQQTKEELRLWIQYNSIQKLIKYVNILYFPSMYCFTSVASSPPIRVTKAAPNKALDIPAPKFAPLYLQIDGPDENILRITLNMLHPRVLLNCGVPLLDYIEPAYLVLQVFEWFVDCDVPKVKAFIETRGYESVEITLPPGRHYCRIWIHSSLNWHAMLLSESSLLLGRRDVIQCAAVKECPWAARFLTNLGSAFSNWIRISRSMMNMSINDREFYRSYQPDLEWISEIVGYDKALLHWMFRQALQSLLIKKLQPTEFRAVCTVLRQYFCDPDFGMQKKPLPPKSLADIDRLDPCDCVLPETEEIEIFDDQLLEEQDEQEKSLVDQEIMDQLLTAPEPPIVSQVCELATEELPCGLLKAERLKIIRKHEAASIIQAHWRGTWARKNLTDHVAITPDISKAIMENAFGNLEALSALMNEFFAMYPGAKSAYSVASALSGVYGLNQYNGTSPITPKCKWIPYFQGVFNCHAPVKVHLDVYSTLQHSILAVYNNDNGEQLPQAYNEHITFNFEPNEYGYTIMGHGSLSQSAGTYSEVYWQLTVLSSISNTFHVCDNDSDQCKELPLSAASKLHIDEIFIPNRRNILGGVQILVTKHEAVSFRVAATSPDLEMEAILQTVSSDGQVDEFGRCSGTGELYWPYIRLEPTLSSENISARKRSMSHSNLATITRESAFSSARSLKVPKQKQSGAKNRSTTKIKDAKTHIAPKQYSIEXVLTPNGWPLTFAQWKRVDELRNSHEFNKVEAPAKKQMTREKGGSAKEKEKTISIPANQPQLGDAYVELECSLAVGGAIAMRDDIRDLQFAAARKAWDAHEHGRNLRGAQIRNNFRAEFLEALPPPPSESSQTIPELRFSEEEPCTVQQGPTPASESGLLEMSVESEEEARYLTMPELLKDKFIPLYFVPFCTKEIDENGSILLTPEIMEATKKNRHNNIEAALERMRELQVYNEEHVLGRQKKRCRLLEKLFVDSQWNPALNEVLEERDDAIAREALNRTLSATKKKQEGKKK; this is translated from the exons atgtcgaAGAAAGGCGATATGACAAGACAGAGTATTCTGGTACACCAAGCTGATCCAACCGAATGTCCGTTCCGAGAATTCAGGGATAACGAAATATCTCCAGATTCCTGGGGAATG GGTCCAGCTGCTTTCCGGGCAAGTCATTTTCTTAGCAAGACATCTGCAAAATCAACGGCTGATATGCTATGGGTTGATGATCAGACTCAACCTTTACCAAAATCGGCGAGACAGTACCTACATGGGTGGATCAGAGCTGAAGATCTAGCTAGTCGACGCTGGGATGCTGAAATTGTTGTATTCGAA GATAACGGTAATAGTGGTAAGATGGCAATCACGGACATGCAGTTAAGTCATGCACAGGTCCTGCTGAGGTCTTCGTACTGCAGACGAGTATTGGGCATATGCTACATGCTTGAACGAGTTGATGGTTTGATT GTTGAACATCAATGGGAGAACTTCGTTTTCAACATGCCACCCGAAGGTTGGAGGTCACGTTACCACATCTATTCGCCAGGTATCAAGCCTGGCGGTGGTCTGCAGCATCGACCGACTTTATCAAAAAATG gTTGCTACCTTGTGCGTCTCTTCTACCTCGGAGCATGGCGTTGCGTTTGGGTCAGCGATCAAGTTCCAGTGGATGCCACAGACTCCCCTCTCCTACCTTTTTCACCACTCCTGAGCCTTACACTAGCTAAGCCAGGTGTAAAGCAATCGGCGACGGTGACTTCGAATGTGGTCCATCTCTGGCCATTATTGCTTTGTAAG GCGCTGTTAAAACTGGCTGCGCCTGACATGAATTCTGACGATACCGACTGTGAAGATGAATTGATGCTGGATTTTGATATACTTCACGCCTTAACGGGTTCGATGGACTTGACTTACAAAATTGCGG ATCCTCAAAAGTTATGggatattttaatatcagaGGTACCAGTCTTCACTTGggacgatgatgatgatactCTTACAAGCACAGTCAAGtctaaaaatacaaagaaaccTACTATAAAGGAAATGACAGTTGTAAGG CGTGCTTCAATGACATCAATTGTAATCGAGGATACAAAGGATCTTCCTCCTTATTCGCTTCCGGGGATAACACCAGGTCATGAAATGAATCTTTTCGTCATGATGGTCAGAGATTTACCGTTGAAGAAACCGCTACCAGAACCCG ATGTACCATTATGGAAGACGTATCGTTGGATCGACTGGGCACGCAAACATGGTCTGTATGAGGCTTACGATTGTCCACGAACAAGATTCTTAAAAGTAAATGGACTTCTGAAAATGTCCTATGCACCTCACTTGTTAGATATTCAGAGTACAGAATCG ATTACCTATCAATTCAGAGAAGAGCATGACAAATCCGTTCCACCG aaCAAAAAAGCAGCGAAGGACGTAAATAGATCGACAACAGCAAATACAGTGGTACCCCAGCAAACGAAAGAAGAATTACGTCTATGGATCCAATATAATTCG ATccaaaaattgattaaatacgTTAATATCCTATATTTCCCGTCAATGTATTGTTTCACTTCAGTAGCCAGTAGCCCACCTATAAGGGTAACTAAAGCAGCACCAAATAAAGCTCTGGATATACCAGCGCCAAAATTTGCACCTCTTTACCTTCAAATAGATGGACCTGATGAGAATATCCTTAGAATTACACTAAACATGCTACATCCGAGGGTTCTACTTAACTGCGGTGTACCattattagattatattgaACCAGCTTATTTAGTATTACAAGTTTTTGAATGGTTTGTCGACTGTGATGTACCAAAGGTGAAGGCTTTTATTGAAACTAGAGGTTACGAATCAGTTGAAATCACGCTACCGCCGGGGAGACATTATTGcag GATATGGATACATTCTAGCTTAAACTGGCACGCTATGCTTTTAAGCGAATCTTCACTATTACTTGGTAGACGCGACGTCATTCAATGTGCTGCGGTAAAAGAATGTCCATGGGCAGCACGTTTCCTAACAAATCTTGGTTCTGCGTTTTCTAATTGGATACGAATAAGCAGATCAATGAtgaatatgtcaataaatgaTAGAGAATTTTATAG ATCATACCAACCAGATTTGGAATGGATTTCAGAAATTGTTGGTTATGATAAAGCTTTATTGCACTGGATGTTTAGACAGGCATTACAATCTTTGTTAATTAAGAAGCTCCAACCAACTGAATTTAGAGCAGTATGTACGGTTTTAAGACAATACTTTTGTGATCCCGACTTTGGAATGCAAAAAAAACCCTTACCTCCAAAATCTTTGGCGGATATTGATCGTTTAGATCCATGTGACTGTGTTTTACCTGAAACTgaagaaattgaaatatttgacGATCAATTGCTAGAAGAACAA GACGAACAAGAGAAATCTCTTGTAGATCAAGAAATTATGGATCAACTATTAACAGCACCAGAACCTCCAATCGTTTCACAAGTCTGTGAACTCGCAACAGAAGAACTCCCATGTGGACTATTAAAAGCAGAGAGATTGAAAATTATTAGGAAACATGAAGCAGCCTCTATCATCCAAGCTCACTGGAGAGGCACTTGGGCTAGAAAAAATTTAACCGATCATGTTGCTATCACTCCAGATATTTCTAAAGCA ataatggAAAATGCTTTTGGTAATTTGGAAGCCTTATCAGCTTTGATGAATGAATTCTTTGCAATGTATCCTGGAGCAAAAAGCGCTTACTCGGTCGCTTCAGCTCTCAGTGGTGTTTATGGACTGAACCAATATAATGGAACGTCACCAATAACTCCGAAATGCAAATGGATCCCATATTTTCAAGGAGTTTTTAACTGTCATGCTCCAGTCAAAGTGCACTTAGATGTTTATAGTACACTCCAGCATAGTATATTAgctgtttataataatgataatggaGAACAGCTGCCGCAAGCGTATAATGaacatattacttttaattttgaaccAAATGAATACGG TTACACTATAATGGGTCACGGCTCTTTGAGTCAATCCGCTGGAACCTATTCAGAAGTTTATTGGCAGCTGACTGTTCTCTCATCCATATCTAACACGTTTCACGTTTGCGATAATGATTCTGATCAATGCAAGGAATTACCTTTATCTGCAGCAAGCAAACTGCATATTGATGAAATTTTCATACCCAATAGAAGAAATATTCTTGGTGGAGTACAGATATTAGTAACAAAACACGAGGCAGTTAGCTTTAGAGTTGCTGCAACATCACctgat TTGGAAATGGAAGCAATTCTACAGACGGTATCATCAGATGGTCAAGTTGATGAATTTGGTAGATGTTCGGGTACTGGTGAATTGTACTGGCCTTATATCAGATTGGAACCGACTCTTTCATCTGAAAATATATCGGCAAGAAAACGTTCCATGTCACATTCGAATTTAGCAACG ATAACCCGAGAATCGGCGTTTTCAAGCGCTCGTTCATTGAAGGTTCCAAAGCAAAAGCAATCTGGTGCCAAGAATAGATCAACAACTAAg ATTAAAGACGCGAAAACTCATATAGCACCAAAACAATACTCCATTGAGTAAGTGCTTa CGCCGAATGGATGGCCGTTAACATTTGCTCAGTGGAAGCGAGTTGACGAGCTAAGAAATTCTcatgaatttaataaagtagAAGCACCTGCTAAGAAACAGATGACAAGAGAAAAG GGTGGATCTGccaaagaaaaagaaaagacGATCTCAATACCAGCCAATCAACCTCAGTTGGGTGACGCTTATGTGGAACTCGAATGCTCTCTGGCTGTAGGAGGAGCTATAGCCATGCGAGACGATATCCGAGATCTTCAGTTTGCAGCGGCACGAAAAGCTTGGGATGCACATGAACATGGGAGAAATTTAAGAGGTGCACAAATTAG aaataacttCAGAGCGGAATTTTTGGAAGCTTTGCCACCGCCACCTTCGGAAAGCTCTCAGACCATTCCAGAG TTACGTTTTTCAGAAGAAGAGCCGTGTACTGTACAACAAGGGCCCACCCCAGCCTCAGAAAGTGGAC TTTTAGAAAT